One Anaerolineae bacterium genomic region harbors:
- a CDS encoding cysteine desulfurase-like protein — translation MTLSPHIVREQFPALERPAIFFDAPGGTQVPQQVLKRMTAYYTRHNANHGGAFATSRESDAVLDEARAAMAAFLNAARPEEIVFGPNMTTLTLHLSRSLAHGIAPGDRIVVTRLDHDANISPWLLVARDRGAEVLWVDFDPETGLLDLKSYARALEQKPRLVAFGYASNALGTVNPVREMVSMAKAVGALTFVDAVQYAPHGTIDVQTLGCDFLVCSTYKFFGPHLGVLYGRYDLLAELPAYKVRPAPEAPPGKWETGTQNHEGIAGALGALEYLAWVGQTFGSEHPERFAHLPEPQRHLRLGMAVIQAYEQKLSRALLEIFAQVPGLHLYGPRSLDQLTQRVPTFSFTLEGWHPQRLAEALDRARIYTWDGNFYALAVTQRLGVEEKGGLLRVGAVHYNTLEEVYRLGEVLQRLARAGDQG, via the coding sequence ATGACCCTGTCCCCTCACATCGTCCGGGAGCAGTTCCCCGCCCTGGAGCGACCGGCCATCTTTTTCGACGCCCCCGGCGGCACGCAGGTCCCCCAACAGGTGCTGAAGCGCATGACGGCATACTACACACGGCACAACGCCAACCATGGCGGCGCCTTCGCCACCAGCCGGGAATCCGACGCCGTGCTGGACGAAGCGCGGGCCGCCATGGCCGCCTTCCTCAACGCCGCCCGGCCCGAGGAAATCGTTTTCGGCCCCAACATGACCACCCTTACCTTGCACCTCAGCCGCTCCCTAGCCCACGGCATCGCCCCCGGCGATCGTATCGTGGTCACCCGCCTGGACCACGACGCCAACATCAGCCCCTGGTTGCTGGTTGCCCGCGACCGGGGTGCGGAGGTGCTCTGGGTGGACTTTGACCCCGAAACCGGCCTCCTGGACCTCAAAAGTTATGCCCGCGCCCTGGAACAGAAACCGCGCCTGGTGGCCTTCGGTTACGCCTCCAACGCTTTGGGCACCGTCAACCCGGTGCGCGAGATGGTGTCCATGGCCAAAGCGGTGGGAGCCCTGACCTTCGTGGACGCCGTGCAATACGCCCCCCACGGGACGATAGACGTCCAGACGCTGGGGTGCGACTTCCTCGTCTGCTCGACCTACAAGTTTTTCGGCCCGCACCTGGGCGTGCTGTACGGGCGCTACGATTTACTAGCCGAGTTGCCCGCCTACAAAGTGCGCCCAGCGCCTGAGGCCCCTCCCGGCAAGTGGGAGACGGGCACCCAAAACCACGAAGGCATCGCCGGGGCCCTGGGTGCGCTGGAATACCTGGCCTGGGTTGGCCAGACCTTCGGCAGCGAACATCCGGAACGCTTCGCCCACCTGCCCGAGCCTCAACGCCATCTCCGCTTAGGTATGGCGGTCATCCAGGCGTACGAGCAGAAACTTAGCCGCGCCCTGCTGGAAATCTTCGCCCAGGTGCCTGGGTTGCACCTTTACGGCCCCCGTAGCCTCGACCAGTTGACACAACGGGTGCCCACTTTCTCGTTTACCCTGGAAGGCTGGCATCCCCAACGCCTGGCCGAGGCGCTGGACCGCGCCAGAATTTACACCTGGGACGGCAACTTCTACGCCCTGGCCGTCACCCAGCGCCTGGGGGTGGAAGAAAAAGGCGGCCTGCTGCGCGTCGGCGCCGTGCACTACAACACCTTGGAGGAAGTCTACCGCCTGGGCGAGGTGCTGCAACGCCTTGCCCGCGCGGGAGACCAGGGATAA
- a CDS encoding universal stress protein: MFRYIVLGVDGSPPSLRASEVAGRLAREQGARLCVVVAFQPVPDILGKPYWEDMLSEHMAHAQEVLEKALAHVGEVEHLETEVLQGPAADAILTLTREREADLIVMGRRGIGGLTSLLLGSQAAKVVAHALCPVLLVP; this comes from the coding sequence ATGTTCCGCTACATTGTGTTGGGTGTAGATGGTTCGCCGCCCTCGTTGCGGGCTTCGGAGGTCGCCGGGCGCTTGGCCCGCGAGCAGGGGGCGCGTCTGTGCGTGGTGGTGGCCTTTCAACCCGTGCCGGATATTCTCGGCAAGCCTTACTGGGAGGATATGCTCAGTGAGCACATGGCCCACGCTCAGGAGGTGTTGGAAAAGGCGTTGGCGCATGTGGGGGAGGTGGAGCATTTGGAGACCGAAGTGCTGCAGGGGCCGGCCGCCGATGCGATCCTCACCCTGACGCGGGAGCGTGAGGCGGATTTGATCGTCATGGGCCGCAGGGGGATCGGGGGGTTGACTTCGCTGCTGCTGGGGAGTCAGGCGGCCAAAGTGGTGGCTCATGCGCTGTGTCCGGTGTTGTTGGTGCCTTGA